Within Anopheles ziemanni chromosome 2, idAnoZiCoDA_A2_x.2, whole genome shotgun sequence, the genomic segment AACGCCTGCGATCCCCTGCCACCCGCAACCGCCGGGTACCATTACCTGCCCGGGGAAATTTGAGAATCAACTTTCCCGGAATGggtgcaaaataaacaacagcTTGATTTCGTCTCCGACCCATGTGGAGGACGGAGGATGTTGGTGATTAACAGAAATTTGACTTTTTGTGGAAACCTATGCACACCAAAGCAGGGACACGCCAGACGCATAGCCCAAGAGACCTATCTGGAACcgtatttcttttaaaattctgAAATAAAGAATAATGATTCTCGTCCCATAGCTTGATGAAGTTTTGAATAGATACATTTTTAGTCCGCAGTAAATCATGTGCTAGTTTGCTTTACGGACAACCAGGCGTCCGCTTTTGAGCTGGTTGGAAAGAAGATAATATGATCCTCAAAAAATTAACTGTCAAACACTGTTAGTTCCTGCATTAAGCTTCAtcgtattttaaaatgtacacAGATTTCAATAACCCCTAgacaccgtttttcccatggAAAAAACACCCTTTGGCTCAAACGATGTGAAGAAaacagacatacacacacacaaacctaGGTTACGATCGGTTCTGGCGCAGTTAGGTGAGAGCTCCTAACCGAGTTGACACTGCGCGGGACAgagtttaattgaattatCATTGATTGATTTCAATTATCGACCGACTCCAATCAAATCATATCGAAGCCCCAGAGTTCCCCAGAGTCACCGCCATAAGTCCGAAGGTTCGCCCGGCACCCAGTGTCCGACCACGGTCAGCCCCCTACCACGACGACGCCGAGAATCGGGATTGAAGAATCACGAGCGGCGAAACAATCGTCTTTCATTCAACGGCTTGAACCGCCGGGAAATGGAACGGGAATGTCGACGCGGCGTTGCAATCTTCGATCGACCAAGAAGCAGAGGCTGGCGCTGCCGGTACTTGTATGATATCCTCTAATTTGACCCAACGTGTGCCCAACCCACTCGGGAGATCGAGACCCAAGGAGAGGTCCAGAATTTCCCAGGAATTTCTACTCGACTCGCGTTCGTCGACAAAGAGCCGTTTTGTGTGAGAGGGTAGATACCAACACGAGGATTTTGCCGTTGGAGCTGGCCCAGATGGGAAAACAGAAATGCCGAAGCGATAGCGATCGATGATGTTCGCGGAGCATCCGAGTCAACTAATGATGCCTCGAAGTGGaagacagtttttgtttgtttaaatcgAGCTAATCCGGGCCCGCGGGTTTGCATAGATGATGGATGGATAAGGGCTGCAATTATGATCTCGATCGATCAGCAAACCAACCGTCTAGAAGGTAGCATCCAATCCGTACTGGTAAAGACTTGcaataaattgtttggacaaaTTGCTTGATATTTATGTCCACGCAAAGTTTGCACTCTAGGCGGGTGTGACTTTGGCGTAAAAAATCATCATAATAGACGAGTATAGACCACTTTTAAAACGAGAAAGGAACACATTTGAAACCGTTTCGTGGTAGCAACGATACATTTGGCTtccattttgaacgttttaaAAATCGCCCACTGTCCTACGATTGCTTACGTCAATGGCGAGCGAGTTTTACTTGATAGAAATAGATAGACATCTAATTAGACGCCACACCTCCGGCCATCTGGGCAAATGCGACTGTAGCGGTCTATGATCGTTTCTGTCACTGACTTCGGCGGCCCGAAATGCGTTTTATCCAAGTGCTTCGTAATGCTGACGCATGGACCGAAAGAGTCCTGGCTGAACCAAGCCGCAgttatcgatcgatcggatcTACCACCCTCTGGCGTGCGTTTCCACCCGCACCCGCCGATGAGACTGGAAACGAAACGTGTCATTCAAATTTAAGTGTCCGCGTTTACCTAGTCCACGACCTAGACTCCCGGTCTCTGGACTTTCCATGGGGGAGCCATTAGTGACTCGGGGAGAGAAAAGGATAAAACGAAGCAACACGAAGGACCAGGATCCCTTAGCAGTTGCCGTTCCCTCGGGTGTGACTTATCAACTTTCGGCGTCTTACGATCAGCTGGATGATGGACAGTACGATGAGGTTTACGATGCCGGCCCCGTTCTGTGGCTTGTCGCGCCTCGTGGCGAACGTGTTGAATCTTCGTGGGCAATCTGCTACTTTTGGTGCACGGAAGCAATTTTCCTGCCTCGAGCATTTTCACGTTGCTAGAAATGAAAGgaatgtttgaaatgtttggCTGGTCACTTTAGGTGGCTTTTGTTAATCAAAAACATGGCGCAAAAAAGAATACATAAATTTTACTCTACCCTCCAGATAGTGGTCATTTTCTACGCAATTTCCGTTTTTAATACCTCGAACCTCGGTTGCATATTTGTTCGACTAGCTCGGAGAATCAACTTGACATCACATTGTCTTTAAAGTTTTTCGAACGTTTCGGTATATAACGAGGTGGATAATAATATTTATTGTCCATTtatctttttatgtttttcttaaacttTGAACATATCAAGTAGGTTTTATGATTCCCTCATACataatattaaataaattttgaaagcCCATGTATTTCATCGGTAGGTCAATAAGAAATAATTGGGTGATTAAGGCAATTTAAGTCTACAGACTTCGACATAGATGAGTGTACGCTGTAAACTATATTTTACGGGCTATCTTTGGAGATAGTCATGgagtttttgataaattatgtGCTATGCACAACGAACAgtttagaatattttaaaagaaacagttcattatcggtcttttcaaaaatttcaaaaGTTGCAGAttccaatttaaaaatatacttaaaggtaaacaaacatcgaaaggaataaataaaaattatatagCTCACCACCATTACATGTTTTAGAAGATTACATGTTTTAGAAGATCCGCTCATATATAGATAAAATAAGTTTCATATAACTATTTcgaacaaataatttaattgttttctaGTTGCATTGCAGTTGGATATTATCTAACATTGGctaatcaaatatttgttgggtctttcaaataatttaacaaacaaaatctgGGAATTAAAATCAGTGTGATCGATTATATCGAGGGTTATTCGAAACACTCACCCATTGTATAATCATTTAAATAGGAAATGAATTTCACGTGTTCAGCATTTTGCAAAATGTTTAGCCAAGCTCAACATTACCGGGTAAGAACAAGTACATTTCATTTTAGGAGATCAGTATTGCGTGATctttttgtagattttttcATGTAGGAACTAGCCCATAGCGACTCATTTCTACTTTTGTAAGTGACACAGTCTTGTGGAATATTTAGGGGAAAATTCCAGCAAGCTAAATTTATCTGCTCAACCTAAACAAAGTCACGCATCGAAGCAGGCTGAAATGTGACTTATGAGTTTCAGATGCTAATTGATGGACAAATCGTATCTGCACACAAAAAGGTACTAATGAATCAAttaaatatgttatttttgttCGAATAAACGTCCGTATGTGTACAATAGAGGCACTATTTTGCTTCAAGCTCCCAACTACCTAAAATATATTGCTACACATGGCAATTCTTACAAGACCGTTGAGAGTAAGACATGAGGAATAAACGAAGACTCTAACAATCCACCGGACAGTTAGTGATTGATGCACCACGATCGGGTCACATGCTCCGACATGCAACTGACCGGCAGGCGTCAAAGAAGCTGGCTCACCAAGCAGGTCATTCGAACACAGAGTACCGGCAGACGACGGTTCCTTCCCGAGTCGAGCCGGGCCGACCTCCCCGCGCGCCCATTCGGAGTCGAAGTCTGCGGCTGATTAAAATACGACCGTGTCGGTTCAACCGATTGACCCCTTTGGACCGAGAATTGGGTTCAGTTTCGCGGGGTTAAATCACTGGCGCCAGCTGTCCGTAGCGTCCCCGGCATGGCCCTTTACACGCTCGTGGTTTGAAATTCTGGCTGGCTGCTCCGGTTCGGATCGGTTCGGAGCGGGCGTCAAAATTCCATCATTCCGCAAGCAGTCAAACACCCGAAGCGGATTCACCAgcgtaaaaaaaaggttccgcTGAACTGCAATGTTGGGATGGGCGAGATGACGCATGCTGCTGTGGATGGACGGGAAGCGGGCGGAAAATTGTCGGTTATCTCGTCGAGCGAGCGAGCAGTGTGACGGCAGGGCAGGGAACCAGAACCACCACCCGTTCTGAATGGCGTCAAATTTTACGATCCGATCGGCGACAACGTCCACCCTGATCGGTTGATCGAGTGCGCGCCACTCGGCGTCGCTGTACGGGTTTGCTCGCAGAAAAAGAACTGGAAAAATCGAGCGTTATCAATTCGAGCGGGCCTCGTCGGGATGGCCGATGGCAATAACAATAATGTTTAATAATTTCTGCACTGATTTACGAGCGTGTTAATTGGTTCAGGCCACCTTTCTGGTCTCGGGTCCGGGCTCTCCAGTGCGCTCCATTCACCGCTGCGTGGCCTGGTGGCCTGATCCGAGCGACAAGACTGCCACCACTACTACCACTGTTCCACTCCGGAGCAGAAGTACCGGAAGGGATGTGGATGCGAATGTGTGGGCCCTCACCACCTTGAATGCACCATCGTCGCATGCAGCTGCAAACCGGCCGATGCGGGAGTTTGTTGCACATTTAGCAAATTGTGCTGGCCTGGGAGGACGGGGGACGGTTGTTGTAGTGGCAGCGGGGTAGACAAACATACTTCGCtatattaattaattaaatcagAACTTATGAAGCCATTTAACACCGAGTTTGACACGCGGCCACGGCGAACGATGACGCCTGTGCTCGTTGACGCGATGCTAGTGGCAACAGTTTTCCAAACGCATCGGAGCTGACTTGATTTATGCTGACCTGACAGGTCAGCACCGACATCCATTCATGACTCTCGGGGTACTCCTCCTGTCCTGTACCGCACCCTCACCACCAACGAACACCAACGTTGCCGGTGTGCAAGGTAAGGGCATTGCTTGGGCTCATGCACATCTCTCCGGTACGGGATCCTCTGCTCACCCCGAAGGTCAACCTCCGCCGCGTGGGAAGCTGACTAAGAAGCCTCCATCTTGGCTACCTCCAGTGACAGTTTGgttgaggtttttgttttgtgttgcaCCGTTTGCATTTGCACAACAAGCAAGGCGCTTCCGGCGCCTGATGGAACGACAAAATTGAATAATCTCACTCCGCAAATCTCGTTCGATGTTTCATGATCCTCCACGTTATACGCCActgttgtgtgttttcgttCGACACGGCTTACGAGGGCATCCAAACATGTCGCTTTGAATAGTTCCGCCTAACGTTCTGCAATCCAGAATACAAATGCGGGAGGGGCTCGGTAGCGCCAAATTACAACAGGTTAAAGCCTGCCAGTAACATTTTGGACACACATTTCCTTTGCTAGTAGagatcttttttatttcttgaaaATCTGGATCAAGGAGCTATAAGTTCTGAGCAATATCCCATATCATTCGTTGTGTAATGTGAACGACAAAGCAGAGCCCCAAATGCTGTTTAAAAAGGTTGATGAGACGGTACGGAACAAATGCAAACCCGAAAGAATATCGATGCAATTTCATTGTTATTCGACGCTAGATCCCCCAAAAATTATCTTACATTcctcaaaggaaaaaagaagtggTTGCAACTTACTTACTTATGAGGCTCCGAAATTCctcacggtcgctcgccaaACTGAGCCAATTCCGTATCCCAGCTGCTCTGGGAGCACCTCAATTTAAGCCTACTAAGCCTCCTCTGTCCATCGGGAAAGCCTTTAGGGAGTAGGAAATCCGGTTCAATCTACATGACATGAACAGCACACCGTAGCATGGAGAGTCTCAATTCGTTGTACGTCAGTGAGGTCTCCTTATAGAGCTCGTCATTATAtcggctcctccattgtccctcctcacaAACGGGGCCAAACATCCTCCTCAGCATCTTCATCTCGAACATGGCTAAGAAGGTTCGGTCAGCTTTAGACAGAGTCTATGTTtcggaggcgtatgtgagcactggAACTATGTCCAgtatagtcccagcttcgactgtcttaacaggtatcgtgagtggaagagtTTTCTCAGGCTGTAACAGGTTAGCTCCCTAGCGCGAATTTCTTCGTCATAGGCTTTGAGGAATTGTTGACAAGgccaccatcatcttggtttttctCTCGTTAATACTTGTACGGTTGCAACAACATACTTGTAAATGCTACGAGATCTGTTGAAAACAAACGTCTTCCTACAGAAAATTCGTTATCGGCTGGCATTCTGAATGCTTTATTAAGCAAAACAAAGttcgaaaaaatgttttaaaccaaaattttaaaatacattctTGCGAAGCATTGTACATTGTCGTATGTACAGTATCTTTTGCCTTGAATATTGTTACTGAGCTTTTCCCAGCATACCAGTAAACGGTCTGTTTTGTCCTATCCTTGGTCAACTCATTACGGGTTGGGTAGGCCGTTGTCCTACGTTTCACATGACCAGCCCACCAGAGCTAGGCGAGTCCCATTATCTGCAGCATAGTATCGTAAGGATTGTTAGCCCCCAGTTGTGTCGGTTCGTCCATTGTCCCTTCTTACCTAAaggggccaaaaatcctcctgaggATCTTACTCGCGAACACGACATAGAGCATTTCGTCGGATTTGGCCAAAGTCTGGTCACTGGAATTGTTTGGTTTCAGGTATTTTTTCCCAAGAAAGGTAAAATTCTGGATACCATAAGTTCAATTGATGGCAGAGCCCCCGCCACAGATGGCAGATGGTACTACCATGAATATTCCCCTTTTGTGTAAAGGCTGAAGTTTTTCACCACGTGTTCACTTCTTAGGTAGCACAgaagaaatataaatattacttaATAGTTGATACTGGATACTGTTTACTAGTTGAACAATACTTTAGACCAGATTATCAATGTTGTCAGATTAAAAACGCTTACCTGCCCTTTTTACATTGCAGTCAGCTTCCGGTTTCAACGTTCAAGAATCTGCCTCGACTGGACCTGTTCAGCGCGGCGGACAATCTGCTCGAGGAGATACCGCCGGACATGTTCGAGCACATGCCGAATCTGGGCACGCTGGATCTTTCGAACAGTCGCATAAAGTACATCGCCAACGATACGTTCCGGCATCTGCAGAACTTGCGGCATCTGTTCATGGCCACGAATAATCTGCAGCGTATCGACTCGGATGCACTGCCGAAGACGATCCAGAATCTGCAGATCGGCATGAACCAGCTGCGCTCGTTGAACGGTAGCATCCGCCATTTGGACGAGCTGAAGATGCTGCTCATAAGCAATAACAACATAACAACGCTCGAAGGTGAGCTACCGCGCGGTCCGAACGGTAACTCCAACCTCATCATGATCAATGTAGAGGATAACCAGCTCGAGCATCTGCCGTCTGAGGTGCGCTATCTGAAGAACCTGGACTTCCTGAACGTGATCGGAAACCGACTGCGATCGCTCGATGGTCTGTTAGGACGTGCCACGCACCTTACCAAGCTGAACGCCCAACACAATCAGATCGAAGAGTTGCGTCGCGAAGAGTTCCTTGAGGCGGAACGCCTGGAGGAGATCAACCTGGCCGGCAACTGGCTGACGCATCTGAACGGTTCGCTGCTGAGCTGCAAGGGACTGATCAATGCGAACTTTAGCGGCAATCGGCTTAAGGAATTTTCGCTGCAGGAGGTCGCCGGACTGCGTAAGCTGCGCATGTTTGACCTCTCGCACAATCGCATCGAGGTGCTGACCGGTCGCATGGAGAACCTGATCGATTCGGGCCTGATCATCAGCGAACTGCGGCTGAATGACAACAGGCTGCAGTCCCTCGACGGTGCGCTGATGGGGTTGAACAACTTGCGCGTGCTGAACGTGGCCCACAACCAGCTGCAGACGATCACACCGAACGATCTGATCGGCATGGAAGAGCTGGAGCGGTTGGATCTATCCTTTAATCAGCTCAAAACGCTGGAGGAACTCTCCAAGGTAAATGCAATCTGAAGCAGTTGATTGATGCTGGTTTTtatgctaaacatgttttttttgtgtaaattCACAGACGTTCCTGCCATCGTTAGAGTCACTGAACGCTTCCTACAACCAACTGACGACCATGCATAAGGACTTCCACGGGCTGCCGGTTCTCTGCGTGGCCGATCTTTCCAAGAACATGATCCGTGAGCTGTCGATCGATCTGGTGTCGAACACGCGCTGCAGTAATCATGGCGTTCCGAACCGACTAGAGATCTTCCTCGATGGTAAgactctctttttctttttatacctATCTGAAAACTAATTCAATCTTGATGTAGGAAGCAAAAGACAAATAGCTATAAAAAACTGTTCTTAAGTTACCAATTCTGTGCGAGGTTTGTTGCTATCCTCAGCAACGATTTTTCAAGGTTTttttggaaatatttcaaccttcttaaataacaattaaatcatcattacaataACATAACTTGTATACgattgggggtgcccatggcgcagcggtagcgcgaggaaacaccacaccacaggtgtgggatcgaatctcgagtctggcaccccccggtattacgaacggctgaccaccgatctataatataccgtctttcggtcacacaaaaactctcttcggagagaggccttgtcccactaggggatgtcgtgccacataaaaaaaaaaaaaaaaaatacgattgaaattgaaaagtttatttattatttctaactCATGGAAGGCCTTACTATACAAATattgaatttataattaaacaaaccgaaacaattCATGTAAGATTCgcgaagattcattaaggttgtgaaaaatgcatcaatgttgaaaaaactacaatgaatcttaggtgcaAGATTTATATGAATCTCACCTAAAGATTCGTAAGGTACAACACTAATCGAAAGCCCATTTTTAAATGATagcaactttcatcaagcgGTAAGCGGTTAACGGTTAACATTTCGTTCAAACATGCAATTTTCTAAAGTATGACAACAGCATATATAAAAATTATCTTCAGGTGAACTTCAAACGTACAAATCATATAAATCCGTAGATTTTTTTAGAGTAAGATGTACACtccaaacaattattttttacgAGAATAATACACAAATGCTAGTTCTTTCCTGTTGGAACTAAAACGTTTGACATTCGTATAAAGATGCTTTAGCGATATGTTGCACTtaatttaactattttttaaacaatatacCCTACTGACGATATTTTTATACACCCTTCTCTTCGTTGTAGAAAACCCTGTCCTGTGCAATGAATCACTCCCGGAGCTGATAAACCAGATGGAGTTCTACCATACGCGTCTAAACGGCGTGGCACACTGTATCGTGCCCCAGCAGATGCCAGTGGAGACACAAATCTTCCTCCAGCCACCGATTGCGATGCTCCAGCCGCTACTCAAACCGCCCGCTCCGCTCGTGCCCTCCAACGTCATGATCCAGCCGCCCTCGATCGTGCAGATTCTCGTACCATCGACGCTCGTTATGCAGCCTCCGGTCGCCTCAGCCGTAGCACCACCATCACCTTCATCCCCGCCCTCTCCAGCGGTCCTGCTTCCGGCCGCTTCCGCCCCATCGACCATCCCGATCGCTCCAATCCTTCCGGCACTCCCACTGGCACTGGCAACCATCGCTCCCATTCCGATCCTATTCGAGCAAACAACTCACGTGCCACTGCCGGCGGCCCCTCTTCCACCCGGTGGGGTAGAAGCAAGTGGCCCCGTCCTCCCGAACAGCATCCCGCAGACGAGCGAACCGGTCGCTGACGACACGCTCAACGATACGGACGATGAGCAGCAGATGGGTGTCAGTGTACTCACCAttccgcagcagcagcccTACGACGAGCTGAAGTACGATGCGGCTCCGGAGCCGGACCCACGCGATCCAGCCAGTCCACCAACGCACCATCCGACGCTGCTGCTAGGTCACGCGTCGGACGATAACAACGACGTGGCCCGGTCGAACCTCGGAGTCGACGgtgccaccagcaccaccaccatgcaGACGATACTGGAGTTCAAGAACCTCATCCACGACAGCAGctatggtggcggtggtgtcgTTGCAACCGGCGGCTCGATGCTGGTGCTGCCACCGGAGGTTCTGCCACTTCCGCTCGACAAAGCGCAGGGTCTTTCGACGGAGCCCGAAGAGGAACCACCGGAAACGCAGCAGGACCAGAGTATTGATCTGGACGAGTTGCAATGAACACCCGCTCGGAGGGTGTGAAGGAACCGAAGATGTCGTCAGCTGACGAGGAGTGGAGAAGCTTCCGATGTTTAAAGGGGGCTCCAgcaatttattgtttatttatatgcCATGATGGGGGAAGCAAAAAGGGAGGATACCACGGGGAAGGGAGGAcggtgaattttttttttattaaacgaTACAACACATGACTGAATGGTGGTTTCTGGTGGTTTACCGTCCTCCtcatcctgtttttttttttctgaacaagaagtgtgtgtttgtcgaaCAAGGAGAGGTTGAGATCAAAACGGGTCACGAAAGGAATGGACCATTGGCCACTACCCATGTATCCCCTAATTCTTGGGCTGGTCGAAACATTCATCCAGGAAGGCTTGCCTATCGAAAAAGGACCGAATTTCACACTACGAACGACAAAACCGGGTTCATCTTTTGTTGGCTTTTTAGTACATTTGTGTACcagtgcgtatgtgtgtgaaaGAAGAATAATACGTATGGTTGTGtaagcgtgtgtgtgcttgtgagtgtctgtgtgtgtgtgtgtgagtgagtgagcgtgtgcgtgtgtgtgtttgatgaATCTGACTAGAGAAGGTacaggaaagggaaaacactAGGAAGCACAAAGGTGCGTTTTTATCAGATTGTGTTGCATTCACCTAGCTTAGTAGATGCTTTCTCCAATCAGTCACTGTAGGAGTAACGGTTGAGTATCGTCTCTTCTTATCACACGTGTATGCATACCAAATTTAGGATACATGGCGGATCGGGTTTCTTCCCCCCTTCCCCTGATAGTGCCATGCTTGATCGTCTTTTCTCCAACTGCTTTGTGCTTGCCATGTAAGACGCGAGGCCATACTTTTTAGTGCGTAGATAAACTGCGTCCTCCTTTTCCTGTCGTTTGCTAGAGATCGGGGAAATAATGAATGCGAAAGTCTATCGCAAATGTAACACTCAAGCGAAATGATTAAAGTCAATAAGTCGAACCAAACAATACCCTAAAAACCCAAGAAAAAGCATGAAGtaaaagaaacgaacgaacaaacaagTAACAGAAGTAATGAATCATTAGGGATTAGCTTCCCACATCAC encodes:
- the LOC131281657 gene encoding protein slit, whose protein sequence is MATLLYTIIGMTASASLNCAVRREISPCTCSPRLFANNIDVKCEQMESFGQVVNALQDRFTEDHNIWLTISHSQLLDLATLSFWEMNMNIKSLRINYDNLSQLPVSTFKNLPRLDLFSAADNLLEEIPPDMFEHMPNLGTLDLSNSRIKYIANDTFRHLQNLRHLFMATNNLQRIDSDALPKTIQNLQIGMNQLRSLNGSIRHLDELKMLLISNNNITTLEGELPRGPNGNSNLIMINVEDNQLEHLPSEVRYLKNLDFLNVIGNRLRSLDGLLGRATHLTKLNAQHNQIEELRREEFLEAERLEEINLAGNWLTHLNGSLLSCKGLINANFSGNRLKEFSLQEVAGLRKLRMFDLSHNRIEVLTGRMENLIDSGLIISELRLNDNRLQSLDGALMGLNNLRVLNVAHNQLQTITPNDLIGMEELERLDLSFNQLKTLEELSKTFLPSLESLNASYNQLTTMHKDFHGLPVLCVADLSKNMIRELSIDLVSNTRCSNHGVPNRLEIFLDENPVLCNESLPELINQMEFYHTRLNGVAHCIVPQQMPVETQIFLQPPIAMLQPLLKPPAPLVPSNVMIQPPSIVQILVPSTLVMQPPVASAVAPPSPSSPPSPAVLLPAASAPSTIPIAPILPALPLALATIAPIPILFEQTTHVPLPAAPLPPGGVEASGPVLPNSIPQTSEPVADDTLNDTDDEQQMGVSVLTIPQQQPYDELKYDAAPEPDPRDPASPPTHHPTLLLGHASDDNNDVARSNLGVDGATSTTTMQTILEFKNLIHDSSYGGGGVVATGGSMLVLPPEVLPLPLDKAQGLSTEPEEEPPETQQDQSIDLDELQ